The Brachypodium distachyon strain Bd21 chromosome 4, Brachypodium_distachyon_v3.0, whole genome shotgun sequence nucleotide sequence ACAGTCGGCATAAAGAAACGGCTCATGACTCCCCTACATCGTGCAGCTGGAGCATGGGTCAAAGAACTGCCCTCCGTACTCTTGAGCCTGCGGACAACTCCCAATGGCCACACCAAATTCACGCCATTCTTCATGGTGTACGGCGCTGAAGCAGTACTACCATCTGACGTCCGGTTCAACGCACCCCGAGTCACGGCGTACTCTGGACCAGAAGTTAACATGCCAATGGAAGACGCCCTCGACGCAGTCGACGAAGCTCGCGACGTTGCGCTCACACAAGCAGCTGTCTATCAGCAGAGCTTGTGTAACTACTTCAACCGTCAGTTGCGCAGCCGCTCCTTCGTCGAAGGAGACCTTGTACTTCGACTCAAGGAAAAGGGTCATCACAAGCTCCAATCACCTTGGGAGGGAACCTACGTGGTCACCAAGGTGATTCCGGGAGGCGCTTACTATATCAAAGACATGAAGAGTGGTGTCACCTACAGCAAGCCTTGGAACGCCGCACAACTGCGACGGTTTTACGCCTAAGTTTTTCCAGCGTTTTTTCGCTTTTTCTTAAAACTTTTCTAGCATCCTTATTTCTCTCCGACTACAATTGTTTCGATTCCAATCATGTATGTCAGTAATTAATAAAGCTTTCAACCTTCTCTACTCAAAGGTCTTTTACTTGTTTTTTGGGCTCGCCACCTGCTCGGGGGTTTCGCCCGTGCTTGCCATAACATCTTATTGCGAGCCACACGGCGCAAAGGACAACAATCAGCTCCCATCTACTCAGCAGgctggaaacaaaaaaactgcttgtcttggacgcacccgacactggggtctgcgtccaatcgacccaaaaAACTGCTtctcttggacgcacccgacactcggaggcagcgtccaatcgactctaatgtttttcttggacgcacccgacactcgggggctgcgtccaatcgactctaatgcttgtcttggacgcacccgacactcgggggctgcgtccaatccactctaatgcttgtcttggacgcacccgacactcgggggctgcctccaatcgactctaaggCTTCTCTTGGATCCACCCGACACTCGAGAGCTGCGTCCAATTAAGTTGAGACTTAGTCTacaaaacaacaaacacaCGGCAGCAACGCCTATCTAATAAGTCTCACCTTGAGGTCACACCTTTTTTAAGCAAGTAAATGGAGGTATACTCAAGGAACAACTGAAGCAACCagccccttactagggttcgatctctgtgcttacagtgctagtccctggatcgactcgctagcacacacagtttcaaaaTGTAATGTCAAGATATAAAGGTCAAAAGTGCATTACATCGTATTGATCCagaaccttacatattgcataacctcgtgggttagctcagaagaagataaaatcttgcagcagAGAGCAGAAGATGTAGGAgccccataacaactccacagtcgaaacatgttggaatgtaaactcataaccctaacaattcgtaactcactcttcacctggttaacctgcaacatttaaacgttgcagccactagggggtcaatacattgaatgtattggcaagttcacaaaagggttataacagttcctgtcaagtatatgcagtatttggaaaggtggggtttggctatttgcataaaagcatcaatatatcatcctatcattttattaaatagttttatcactattggacacggagtagaaacacccatgctcctattaacctagagcacgttgagtagatacatcaagtgctcctaccctgttcaaccattaattttatttaagaaataggaatgagtgagaccttccttacaacccccatatctagttgctcataattgtccgtaaccggggacacggcaaagtacttagtttgacactctcgagaggttgtacacattccccacagaaatcgacgggttaatcccttgctgtcctcagggtagagtaccaacggcatcgattacagaaattttcagaccataatcacccagaccacctgagggacctacgttcccacctacacggctacatctgcacaatccctcggatccaggatcatatgtcttacatccatcctggcagagcccatatgaccatgtggttgtactggaagctactaaataggaaaaccaatccagtctctgataccccaggtggcattccacatttgcgacgcaagcgctcctcgaatccacgggagagacgtccatggacgatccgtCTCCGAATCCACGAAGACTCGACTCAGAAGGACCCATAGAAacggacctgacgtcgcataacatctcaaagtCTCAAAGCCGTCCACCCAAGATGATTCGttggggttgttttgccatgtATCTAAAATTACTCTTCAACGACAATGATAAcatattgtaataataccaccctcgaatactaacatagcatagcatttgacTACCTACGTTGGCGATTGGTGGTAAGGGCATGACaggggtatcctatactactaggagattcatagctagcataggtacaataatattcctaagaatgcaactaataaaacatctaatgcatagtaaaataataggtgaaatgatcaaagtgaacatGTCTTTGTCACAGTAGTTTGAGTTCAAACACGTCACactcgcaaggttcgctctccgagaaaactatacgagaCAAAAAaccatacacatacataaacacacaattcaatcAAAAGTGaaaatgtatgctatgatgcaatgcataacatgtgacatgacttggtttattttatttgggatGATCAAttgatcctaagcattggtaatttaaaattaatgctttagggttttaaacaaaaggcaaaaacaattaaaTAAAACCCTAAATAAGGTTTTGTTGGCATCAGTCAAATAATTTAATCCAAagtatttatttctctgtcccagtggacagaggataataaaacaaatttttgggcactggtttcctTTAAAAagaacttctaaataattagttatgatttaaatggcattaaaccctattctatAAATTGACTgagattcaaatattcaaattgaaattggacagtgccaaattcaacattcctaaggattccagaaaggtgcggatcataaaatttggccaaacagattaaaagatatgatcatttgaagttacaggggcttttctgcaaaagtgccatttctaattattccgggaattaaaattagattttcattttataaaataggtgccacgtgtcagctccTGATTGGACGATACCGGTTCGATTTAAAATAAAACCCGGGATCGAATCTTgaccgttgatcaagatccaacggtcGGGATCTCACCTCTTTCGTCTCCGGCGAGTCCTAGGGTGCCCGtgacggcgcggcacgggcggggcggcggcgcggggagtccggcgatcgtcgggcggcggggaaggctcgggcgggggcggcgcggtcTCGCGGGTCTGATGAGGGTGTCGGCGCGGCGAGGGGGGGCCAGCGTCCATGCctaggacgacgaggagctccggcggcgcggtccgagttccggcgagcggcggcgggcggcgtccgGGCGCTACAGTTCACAAAACAAGGAATGGCTCGCATCAAAAGGTGCGTGAGGAATAGAGGGTTAAGAAATTTGAGGGCTATTGCAACATGTCTCACCGGAGGGGCGGCCGTGTCtccaaaacggcggcggcggcggcggcgttgaaCTTTGACGAGGAATTGCGACGGCCTGGCAAcgcaagagagagagcagggggaaaagagagagagagttgcGCCCTTTATAgaggtgcgggaggcagcTCGCGGGAGGCACGGGTGGACGGGGAGGCGGAGTCGGCGCGCCGTGACGGGCGGGCAATCCCTGCAGGGAAGACGcccctgacaggcgggccccgcctgtcagcgtCCCGCGGCGCTCGGGCGCGGATGGGCGGGCCTGCGGCGAATGGGCTGGGTGCGCGCAAGAcggggccggcccagttgggtcggtccggttctcttcttccctttttttttcttttagccctttttctttctgtttttcttatttctttgatatcttttgattttgaactccaaattggtccaaataaattccaatttttttgtaaaatcatgttttatcatcctacaacttttgggagtaatttcccctcaaaataaaatatataaaaatacatttgccctataaatgcctttagggctatatagctatttaaataaaatagtttttcaactccaaataattctccaaaaattatgggatagcttatttatgcaataaaccccttttataaataaaccctattggtttgaagatccaaagctcaaatgggtgtaaaccctagggtttaaataaaaatctttccaaagccttttgagattcaaattataattcaaatatgcaattgtggcatgatgcttatggatgcaatgcacatgtaaaagtttgaaattttggaatgttacagacctaacccccttaagatgaatctcgtccttgagattcggtgtggctagcaaagaggtgtgggtggtcttctcgaagatcatctcgcgttcccaagtggcttcctctgcagtgtgatggtcccactgaactttgcaaaaccgGATGGTCTTGGATTgggtttgtctctcagctgtatccaagattctgatcagtttctcctcataggtgaggtcactcagTATCTGCACTTCCTCGAGTGGTATCgtatgaagcgaccgcccccgtacacgagTTCGATCTCTTTGCTTTAGTGCTactccctggatcgactcactagcacacacagtttcaagatgtaatatcatagaacaaaggtctcaatattacaacgaatcatccagaatttaaaaggtacttacaactcgcataaccccaCGGGTTAGCtacaaataaaacaactgtttagtagcagaaagcaaaagataaaagggcacatcaacaccacggtgagagcgtgttggaatgtaggcccgtaacccaaacaagcagaacatatatcttactcgtcgtcggagcttcctgcatcattaaacgatgcagccactagcgtcaatacattgaatgtattggcaagattcaccaggagttataacagaacctacaaagtatatgcagtatttggcaaggtggagttcaggctatttgcgtggaagcagaacataatttaccctactacaaaggaatgttataataatgttaactattggacacagggtagacacacccatgctcctattaacctagagcacattgaagtggattcatcaagtactcctaccctgttcaaaccattcattttatttaagaaattggaatgagtgagactttccttacagctcaaCATCTAGTTGCtgaaattgtccgttgccggggacacggctaagtacttagttttgacgctctcgagagtttgtacacattccccacaagaaaccgacgtgttaatcccttgctgtcctcagggtagagtagcaacggcatcgattacgagatttccagaggtaattccctaaaccacgagagaatcacgctccccctacacattctaccttagtacaatttctcgggtctaggttcatacaacttactcttgtctcgccagagcccatatagcattgtggttgtactggaagcttctaaataggaaactagtccagtctcaattaccccaggtggcattccacatttgcaacgtaggcgctccccgaatccacgagagagacgtccatggatgatccattcctgaatccacaggaactcgactgaGAGGGatccatagaaatggacctgacgccgctaatcctcaaaatcctcaaagcagtccacccaggatggttcattgaattagttgttttgccttgcatctaacaaaaacatttcatatagccaacggCATAAAagtatcataatgtagttatttccaccaggatactaccatagcttagcattcaactacaatcgatggcaatttggtggcaaggtaatggcgagggtaaattatactacctgggatttatagttagcatagaggtacgagtaatagtcctatcaatgcatctctaccaacaacactaatgcataagtattttaaaacaacaataataatgggatatgatcaaagtgaacttgccttgtccaaggttgtgatagttctcgcactcttcgcaacaacaaggaatacactccatacaatctaaaataaaagaaacatgcacacaataaacacaacaatcaatgcaaaaatcatgccatgatgcatatgttatgttaatgcacacttggttaattttaatgtaacaagttttgtttctattttggaaagtttttcaaatgatttggacaggttatacaacaccaaagaggtaattaatatgcatgaaacatggacagggtttaaattaaaaaattgtgtggtttttgcaacatagaacaagatttaaacttgtatgccattattattcacaaaataatttctcttctggtcctaatggacagagaacaagtttaactaattttacagcaagctaacctgctcaaaactattttgaaacaattcatttgaaatttaaaccatattcaaccattctgtaaataacttctgtctaagttgttcaaaactgaaattaaacagtgtTTAAATATTCTACAcattgtgacgattccagaaaggtgcgggacacaatttttggacaaacggtttgaaagatatgaggctttgaagttacagggtcTTTTCTGTAAAAGTGCAATattaattcggccgaaaataaaataaaataaagctctgccacgtggcagaacCTGGTTGGCCCGGTTCTAGGGTTCCTGGCCGGCGAGGCTAGCTCGccggatggcggcggcgcaggtggggcggcggagcggcgcgggggcagcgcggacggcgcgggcggccggaggcggggcggctcggggcgatgcgcgggcggcggccggcggcgaggaagaaggcagacggcggcgcggaacTCCAAATCGAGGACGGCTCGCGTCACTGCATGCGCAacgaagagaggaagaggaatagggggtcggcggcgcgaggAGCTCACCAGAGCGGCggagaaacgcgaagaacggcgacgtccgtgaagaacttcggcgagaaattaacTCCTAACAGGTGCGATAttggacgtggggtttgggggaaatGGAAGAGGAGTTCGGGGGTTTGATATGACACGtggggtttcggatttggagTCGTGTGCGTGGAGAAAACGGAGTGGAGGTGTGGATGACTCGGACTGTGCGTGGCCGGGCTTCTCGGGAGATagttggaggaagaagatgacggGCGGGTCCCAC carries:
- the LOC104584984 gene encoding uncharacterized protein K02A2.6-like: MPITNATGTTAVTFIPSIIFRFGIPHSIITGNGSNFLSHEFQDFCEKMGIHLNYATVAHPQTNGQVEKVNGLLTVGIKKRLMTPLHRAAGAWVKELPSVLLSLRTTPNGHTKFTPFFMVYGAEAVLPSDVRFNAPRVTAYSGPEVNMPMEDALDAVDEARDVALTQAAVYQQSLCNYFNRQLRSRSFVEGDLVLRLKEKGHHKLQSPWEGTYVVTKVIPGGAYYIKDMKSGVTYSKPWNAAQLRRFYA